In one Conger conger chromosome 5, fConCon1.1, whole genome shotgun sequence genomic region, the following are encoded:
- the LOC133128871 gene encoding E3 ubiquitin-protein ligase RNF186-like: MVECEGNRECGVCYQTYNRWERIPRVLHCNHALCTLCLKRLCQSVSSLLAIRCPFCRWTTFIGPNLTLQEGLWVHSELWDQISEYEEGCEKEEEEEEEAEEERGEEQAKETQLTQQPKR, translated from the coding sequence ATGGTTGAGTGTGAGGGGAACAGGGAGTGCGGGGTGTGCTACCAGACTTACAACCGCTGGGAGCGAATCCCGCGCGTGCTGCACTGCAACCATGCCTTGTGCACTCTGTGCCTGAAAAGGTTGTGCCAGTCCGTGAGCTCCCTGCTGGCCATACGCTGCCCGTTCTGCCGCTGGACCACTTTCATAGGGCCCAACCTCACCCTGCAGGAGGGGCTGTGGGTCCACTCCGAGCTGTGGGATCAAATCTCTGAATACGAGGAGGGGTGCgagaaagaagaagaggaggaagaggaggcggaggaggagaggggggaggagcaggCCAAAGAGACGCAACTCACTCAACAGCCTAAACGGTGA